Proteins from one Streptomyces sp. NBC_00289 genomic window:
- a CDS encoding TetR/AcrR family transcriptional regulator: METAGAARPVPRPGLRERKKQRTRDALLRAALDLFTTRGYEQTTVDDIVEAVDVSQRTYFRYFASKEDAVFFAPELAESHFTEAVRARPPHEAPLEALRRAVLESWHTIGEAIEQVVPLELHLRTYRVIEATPALLAAHLRRSAELEERIARIIAEREGLDVDTDPRPRLLVAVFSAVVRVTERKWSVGEDVSTEAMRELTASYLDQVGPALLGNWRTA; encoded by the coding sequence GTGGAGACAGCCGGTGCCGCGCGTCCGGTGCCACGGCCGGGCCTGCGGGAACGCAAGAAGCAGCGCACCCGCGACGCCCTGCTGCGGGCCGCCCTCGACCTGTTCACGACCCGGGGGTACGAACAGACCACCGTCGACGACATCGTCGAGGCCGTGGACGTCTCCCAGCGCACCTACTTCCGCTACTTCGCGAGCAAGGAGGACGCGGTCTTCTTCGCGCCCGAGCTCGCGGAGTCGCACTTCACCGAGGCCGTACGCGCGCGACCGCCGCACGAGGCCCCGCTGGAGGCCCTGCGACGGGCCGTCCTGGAGAGCTGGCACACCATCGGCGAGGCGATCGAGCAGGTCGTGCCGCTCGAACTGCATCTGCGCACCTACCGGGTGATCGAGGCGACACCCGCGCTGCTCGCCGCACACCTGCGGCGCTCGGCGGAGCTGGAGGAGAGGATCGCCCGCATCATCGCCGAGCGCGAGGGGCTGGACGTCGACACGGACCCCCGGCCGCGCCTCCTGGTGGCGGTCTTCAGCGCGGTGGTCCGGGTGACCGAACGGAAGTGGTCCGTGGGGGAGGACGTCAGCACCGAGGCGATGCGTGAACTGACCGCCTCGTACCTCGATCAGGTGGGTCCGGCCCTGCTGGGGAACTGGCGTACGGCATGA
- a CDS encoding aldo/keto reductase has translation MTDGTIPTTPLTAGGPEVGVQGLGCMGMSFAYGPSDAGQSRATLERALELGVTLYDTADAYGAGENERFLSPFFKAHRDEVVIATKFALSIPPGEPTRRVIRNDPPYIREAVEASLRRLDVDVIDLYYMHRRDVNVPIEESVGVMAELVREGKVKHLGLSEVTADELRAAQAVHPIAAVQSEWSLFSRDIEAYVVPAARELGVSLVPYSPLGRGFLTGSFTDADQDLSADDFRRQQPRFTGDNAAANAALLDPVRTIAEAHGASAGQIALAWVQQQASVHGLPVIPIPGTRKPGRVEENAAATRIVLTEDELSLLEPIAAKVAGDRYADMTFTSAGRE, from the coding sequence ATGACGGACGGCACGATCCCCACCACGCCGCTGACCGCGGGCGGACCCGAGGTCGGTGTGCAGGGTCTCGGCTGCATGGGCATGAGCTTCGCGTACGGCCCCTCGGACGCGGGCCAGTCGCGCGCCACCCTGGAGCGGGCGCTGGAACTCGGCGTGACCCTGTACGACACGGCGGACGCGTACGGCGCGGGGGAGAACGAGCGGTTCCTGTCCCCGTTCTTCAAGGCGCACCGCGACGAGGTCGTCATCGCCACGAAGTTCGCCCTGTCGATCCCGCCCGGCGAGCCGACCCGGCGGGTCATCCGCAACGATCCGCCGTACATCCGTGAGGCCGTCGAGGCGAGCCTGCGGCGCCTGGACGTCGACGTCATCGACCTCTACTACATGCATCGCCGCGATGTGAACGTGCCGATCGAGGAGTCCGTCGGCGTGATGGCCGAGCTGGTGCGCGAAGGGAAGGTCAAGCACCTCGGGCTGAGCGAGGTCACCGCCGACGAACTGCGGGCCGCCCAGGCCGTGCACCCGATCGCCGCCGTGCAGTCGGAGTGGTCGCTGTTCAGCCGGGACATCGAGGCGTACGTCGTCCCGGCGGCCCGCGAGCTGGGCGTGAGCCTCGTGCCGTACTCGCCGCTCGGGCGCGGGTTCCTGACGGGCTCCTTCACCGACGCCGACCAGGATCTGAGCGCGGACGACTTCCGCCGCCAGCAGCCCCGCTTCACCGGGGACAACGCGGCCGCCAACGCCGCCCTGCTGGACCCGGTCCGCACCATCGCCGAAGCCCACGGCGCCTCGGCGGGCCAGATAGCCCTGGCGTGGGTCCAGCAGCAGGCGTCGGTGCACGGCCTGCCGGTGATCCCGATCCCGGGTACCCGCAAGCCGGGCCGGGTGGAGGAGAACGCGGCGGCCACCCGCATCGTGCTGACGGAGGACGAACTGTCGCTGCTGGAGCCGATAGCGGCCAAGGTGGCGGGCGACCGCTACGCGGACATGACGTTCACCTCCGCCGGACGCGAGTAG
- a CDS encoding pirin family protein: protein MDVRRAAERYRGGAAEAGIESWHAFSFGPHYDPDNLRFGAVLACNEERLAPGAGFDEHPHSHTEIVTWVVEGELTHRDSTGRQSVVRPGDVQRLSSAGGVRHVERNDGPAPLVFVQMWLTPRTPGGDPSYETVRGIADSTPYAVPEAGALLHVRRLAAGERTAVPDGPHVYVHVVRGEVRLDDEELAAGDAARITDAEDVAAVAVTPAELLVWEMS, encoded by the coding sequence ATGGACGTACGGCGCGCTGCGGAGCGCTACCGAGGCGGTGCCGCCGAGGCCGGAATCGAGTCCTGGCACGCCTTCTCCTTCGGCCCGCACTACGACCCCGACAACCTCCGCTTCGGCGCCGTGCTGGCCTGCAACGAGGAGCGACTCGCCCCCGGCGCCGGCTTCGACGAGCATCCGCACAGCCACACCGAGATCGTGACCTGGGTGGTCGAGGGCGAGCTGACCCACCGTGACTCGACCGGCAGGCAGAGCGTGGTGCGTCCCGGCGACGTGCAGCGCCTGAGCTCCGCGGGGGGTGTGCGGCACGTGGAGCGCAACGACGGCCCGGCCCCGCTGGTCTTCGTCCAGATGTGGCTGACGCCCCGCACCCCGGGCGGCGACCCGTCGTACGAGACCGTCCGCGGCATCGCCGACTCCACGCCGTACGCCGTCCCGGAGGCGGGCGCGCTGCTGCACGTGCGGCGGCTGGCGGCGGGGGAGCGGACGGCGGTGCCGGACGGGCCGCATGTCTACGTCCACGTCGTACGCGGTGAAGTGCGGCTCGACGACGAGGAGTTGGCGGCGGGCGACGCGGCCCGGATCACGGACGCCGAGGACGTGGCCGCGGTGGCGGTGACCCCGGCCGAGCTGCTCGTGTGGGAGATGTCCTAG
- a CDS encoding DUF4429 domain-containing protein → MSRMGDVLAGFHAAWEFESDSVLIRYERGIRTPKLFQALGERRIPLDAIAGVTLTPGKRGTVVLRAEPRPGADPLMEAAAGQLREGCDPYRLVLSGERETLAEYYADELRSRLTESGPADRFLVPAPEVPLRFKAYDGKASFDGKTVHFRWFWTGASSTKWKAGDQSFPVAELSGVEWRSPEVFEGHLRLVPRDAGPGQTAQADHDPAAVVFGLGYGPVHESLPFAAAVLAAVRSRGTAAVPAAPRRDPADIAERIRHLGELHEAGLVTDEEFSAKKAELLAEL, encoded by the coding sequence ATGAGCCGCATGGGTGACGTACTGGCCGGATTTCATGCCGCCTGGGAGTTCGAGTCCGACTCCGTCCTCATCCGTTACGAACGGGGGATACGAACACCCAAGCTCTTCCAGGCACTCGGCGAACGCCGTATCCCCCTGGACGCGATCGCCGGGGTGACGCTGACCCCCGGCAAACGCGGCACGGTCGTCCTGCGCGCCGAACCGAGGCCCGGCGCCGACCCGTTGATGGAGGCGGCCGCGGGACAGCTCAGGGAAGGCTGCGACCCCTACCGGCTGGTGCTGTCCGGCGAGCGGGAGACGCTCGCCGAGTACTACGCCGACGAACTGCGGTCACGGCTGACCGAGTCCGGCCCCGCCGACCGGTTCCTGGTACCGGCTCCCGAGGTACCGCTGCGCTTCAAGGCGTACGACGGCAAGGCGTCCTTCGACGGGAAGACCGTCCACTTCAGGTGGTTCTGGACGGGCGCGTCCTCGACGAAGTGGAAGGCCGGCGACCAGAGTTTCCCAGTCGCCGAGCTGAGCGGTGTCGAGTGGCGCTCCCCCGAGGTCTTCGAGGGACACCTGCGGCTGGTGCCGCGCGACGCGGGCCCGGGACAGACGGCCCAGGCCGACCACGACCCTGCCGCCGTGGTGTTCGGCCTCGGGTACGGGCCCGTCCACGAGTCGCTGCCGTTCGCCGCGGCGGTGCTGGCCGCCGTCCGCTCACGCGGAACGGCGGCCGTGCCGGCCGCACCGCGCCGCGATCCCGCCGACATCGCCGAGCGGATACGCCACCTCGGGGAGCTGCACGAGGCCGGTCTCGTGACCGACGAGGAGTTCTCGGCGAAGAAGGCGGAGTTGCTGGCGGAGTTGTAG
- a CDS encoding alpha/beta hydrolase, with protein sequence MTSFDTSPQLNVWRALLALAVVFVMLATTGWTALRHHRGTTALQASLTAWEHGHIHGHRLPDPDAAPDVLTRFFASLTVQERARLAHRYPLAVGNMNGAPVALRYRANRFALEKARRVELRRMHDSRLSPDGQQAAGRRMDRFETLMSGHRKILAFDPAGSGRIAEVFGNLSKAERVSVVVPGVDTDLLTFQRTNRKYSAPVGMAKSLYAAERDVSPDTRTAVIAWADYTTPDGLGIDSATAMRAEDGAVRLNALLRGLPGSSPVSLFCHSYGSVVCGLAAHHLPHRVADIAVAASPGMRAGNASRLHTSARVWAMRDATDWVRDVPYLEVGGLGHGADPVSSGFGARVLSAQGAKGHSGYFEPGTASLLNFAEIGVGAYRSVVCADEDNGCWKGLSGTTPVGRA encoded by the coding sequence GTGACTTCCTTCGACACCTCCCCGCAACTGAACGTCTGGCGCGCACTGCTCGCGCTGGCCGTCGTGTTCGTGATGCTGGCGACCACCGGATGGACCGCCCTGCGCCACCACCGGGGAACCACCGCGCTGCAGGCCTCGCTCACCGCTTGGGAGCACGGGCACATACACGGGCACCGACTGCCGGACCCCGACGCGGCGCCCGACGTACTCACCCGGTTCTTCGCCTCGCTCACCGTGCAGGAGCGCGCCCGGCTCGCGCACCGCTACCCGCTCGCGGTCGGCAACATGAACGGCGCCCCGGTCGCCCTGCGCTACCGCGCCAACCGCTTCGCGCTCGAGAAGGCCCGCCGGGTGGAGCTCAGGCGCATGCACGACAGCCGGCTCTCGCCGGACGGCCAGCAGGCGGCGGGCCGCCGGATGGACCGCTTCGAGACGCTGATGAGCGGCCACCGCAAGATCCTCGCCTTCGACCCGGCGGGTTCCGGGCGGATCGCCGAGGTCTTCGGCAACCTGTCCAAGGCCGAGCGCGTCTCCGTCGTCGTCCCCGGCGTCGACACCGACCTGCTCACCTTCCAGCGCACGAACCGCAAGTACTCGGCGCCCGTCGGCATGGCGAAGTCGCTGTACGCGGCCGAGCGGGACGTGAGCCCGGACACGCGTACGGCCGTGATCGCCTGGGCCGACTACACGACGCCCGACGGACTCGGCATCGACTCGGCGACCGCGATGCGCGCCGAGGACGGCGCGGTCCGGCTGAACGCGCTGCTGCGGGGCCTGCCCGGCAGCTCGCCGGTCTCGCTCTTCTGCCACAGCTACGGCTCCGTGGTGTGCGGCCTGGCCGCACACCACCTGCCGCACCGCGTGGCCGACATAGCGGTGGCCGCCAGCCCCGGCATGCGCGCCGGGAACGCCTCGCGGCTGCACACCTCCGCCCGGGTGTGGGCGATGCGGGACGCGACCGACTGGGTGCGGGACGTGCCGTACCTGGAGGTCGGCGGACTGGGCCACGGCGCCGACCCGGTGTCCTCGGGCTTCGGCGCCCGGGTGCTGTCGGCGCAGGGCGCGAAGGGACACAGCGGCTACTTCGAGCCGGGCACCGCGAGCCTGCTGAACTTCGCGGAGATCGGCGTTGGCGCGTACCGCTCGGTGGTGTGCGCCGACGAGGACAACGGTTGCTGGAAGGGTTTGTCCGGCACGACGCCGGTCGGACGCGCGTAG
- the fasR gene encoding fatty acid biosynthesis transcriptional regulator FasR, producing the protein MPEPEAHPPEATAPPVHPHPATLKRLERSSGSLAAQAIARMDETLSWYRAMPPENRSWIGLVAQAGIAAFTEWFRYPDAPQAISTDVFGTAPRELTRAITLRQTVEMVRTTIEVMESAIDEVAAPGDESVLREALLVYAREIAFATAQVYAQAAEARGAWDARLESLVVNAVLSGEADEGAVSRAAALGWNSPEHVCVVLGTAPEGDSELTVEAIRRAARHAKLQVLTGVLGDRLVVIAGGSDNPLAVAKSLIGPFAAGSVVAGPVVPDLLAATRSAQAAAAGLKAGTAWQDAPRPVLADDLLPERAMAGDPSAREQLVEEIYRPLEEAGSALLETLAVYLEQASSLEGAARMLFVHPNTVRYRLRRVTDVTGWSPSDVRSAFTLRIALILGRLADGDLQL; encoded by the coding sequence GTGCCCGAACCCGAAGCCCACCCTCCCGAAGCCACAGCGCCTCCGGTCCATCCGCACCCCGCGACGCTGAAGCGGCTGGAGAGGTCGTCCGGAAGTCTCGCCGCGCAGGCCATCGCGCGCATGGACGAAACGCTGTCGTGGTACCGGGCGATGCCCCCGGAGAACCGTTCCTGGATCGGGCTGGTCGCCCAGGCGGGCATCGCCGCCTTCACCGAGTGGTTCCGGTATCCGGACGCCCCGCAGGCCATCTCGACCGATGTCTTCGGTACGGCTCCGCGCGAGCTGACGCGGGCCATCACGCTGCGGCAGACCGTGGAGATGGTGCGCACCACCATCGAGGTCATGGAGTCCGCGATCGACGAGGTGGCGGCGCCGGGCGACGAGTCCGTGCTGCGCGAGGCCCTGCTCGTGTACGCCCGGGAGATCGCCTTCGCCACCGCCCAGGTGTACGCCCAGGCCGCCGAGGCGCGTGGCGCGTGGGACGCCCGCCTGGAGTCGCTGGTCGTGAACGCGGTGCTCAGCGGTGAGGCCGACGAAGGCGCCGTCAGCCGGGCCGCGGCCCTCGGCTGGAACTCCCCCGAGCACGTGTGCGTGGTGTTGGGCACCGCCCCCGAGGGTGACTCGGAGCTGACGGTCGAGGCCATCCGGCGGGCCGCCCGGCACGCCAAGCTCCAGGTCCTCACCGGTGTGCTCGGGGACCGGCTCGTGGTCATCGCGGGCGGCAGCGACAATCCGCTCGCCGTGGCCAAGTCGCTCATCGGCCCGTTCGCGGCGGGGTCCGTGGTGGCGGGTCCGGTGGTGCCCGATCTGCTCGCCGCGACCCGGTCCGCGCAGGCCGCGGCGGCCGGGCTCAAGGCGGGAACCGCCTGGCAGGACGCACCGCGGCCGGTGCTGGCGGACGATCTGCTGCCGGAGCGGGCGATGGCCGGGGACCCCTCGGCCCGCGAACAGTTGGTGGAGGAGATCTACAGACCGCTGGAGGAGGCCGGGTCGGCGTTGCTGGAGACGCTCGCCGTCTATCTGGAACAGGCGAGCAGTCTGGAGGGTGCCGCCCGGATGCTCTTCGTCCACCCGAACACCGTGCGCTACCGGCTTCGACGTGTGACTGACGTCACCGGCTGGTCACCCTCGGACGTACGTTCGGCGTTCACGCTGCGCATCGCGCTGATCCTGGGGCGTCTGGCCGACGGGGATCTCCAGCTCTAG
- a CDS encoding MFS transporter yields MTSQTTIGTAGPGDKAPADPSDRSSASGLRGHPWFTLITVAVGVMMVALDGTIVAIANPAIQKDLNASFADVQWITNGYFLALAVSLITAGKLGDRFGHRQTFLIGVVGFAAASGAIGLSGSIALVVTFRVLQGLFGALLMPAALGLLRATFPAEKLNMAIGIWGMVIGASTAGGPILGGVLVEHVNWQSVFFINVPVGVLALVLGTLILLDHRAENAPRSFDILGIVLLSGAMFCLVWALIKAPAWGWGDGKTWMFVAVSLVSFALFSLWETKVKEPLIPLALFRSVPLSAGVILMVLMAIAFMGGLFFVTFYLQNVHGMSPIDAGLHLLPLTGMMIVGSPLAGAMITKLGPRIPLAGGMVSVAIAMFGMSTLEVDTGSATMSLWFALLGLGLAPVMVGATEVIVGNAPMELSGVAGGLQQAAMQVGGSLGTAVLGAVMASKVDGDLPGNWADAGLPKLTPAQLDQASEAVQVGVAPVGKGTPEAIAAKIADVAHDTFISGMSLASLVAAGVAVVAVGVALLTKRGENAEAGAGAAHI; encoded by the coding sequence ATGACTAGTCAGACCACCATCGGTACGGCGGGTCCGGGGGACAAGGCACCGGCAGACCCGTCCGACCGGTCCTCGGCCTCCGGGCTGCGCGGCCATCCCTGGTTCACCCTCATCACCGTCGCCGTCGGAGTCATGATGGTGGCCCTCGACGGCACCATCGTGGCCATCGCGAACCCGGCCATCCAGAAGGACCTGAACGCCAGCTTCGCCGACGTCCAGTGGATCACCAACGGCTACTTCCTCGCCCTCGCCGTCTCCCTCATCACCGCGGGCAAGCTCGGTGACCGCTTCGGCCACCGGCAGACCTTCCTGATCGGTGTGGTCGGCTTCGCGGCCGCCTCCGGCGCCATCGGCCTGTCCGGCAGCATCGCGCTGGTCGTCACCTTCCGCGTGCTGCAGGGACTGTTCGGCGCCCTGCTGATGCCGGCCGCGCTCGGCCTGCTGCGCGCCACCTTCCCGGCCGAGAAGCTCAACATGGCCATCGGTATCTGGGGCATGGTCATCGGCGCCTCCACCGCGGGCGGCCCGATCCTCGGCGGCGTCCTGGTCGAGCACGTCAACTGGCAGTCGGTGTTCTTCATCAACGTGCCGGTCGGTGTCCTCGCGCTCGTCCTCGGCACGCTGATCCTGCTCGACCACCGGGCGGAGAACGCCCCGCGGTCCTTCGACATCCTGGGCATCGTGCTGCTGTCCGGTGCGATGTTCTGCCTGGTGTGGGCACTGATCAAGGCTCCGGCGTGGGGCTGGGGCGACGGCAAGACGTGGATGTTCGTCGCGGTGTCCCTGGTGAGCTTCGCCCTCTTCTCCCTCTGGGAGACGAAGGTGAAGGAACCCCTGATCCCGCTGGCACTGTTCCGCTCGGTCCCGCTGTCCGCGGGCGTGATCCTGATGGTGCTGATGGCCATCGCCTTCATGGGCGGTCTCTTCTTCGTGACGTTCTACCTCCAGAACGTGCACGGTATGAGCCCGATCGACGCGGGCCTGCACCTGCTCCCGCTCACCGGGATGATGATCGTCGGCTCCCCGCTCGCGGGCGCCATGATCACCAAACTGGGTCCGCGCATCCCGCTGGCCGGCGGCATGGTGTCCGTCGCGATCGCCATGTTCGGGATGTCCACCCTGGAGGTGGACACGGGCAGCGCCACCATGTCGCTCTGGTTCGCCCTGCTGGGCCTCGGCCTCGCCCCCGTGATGGTCGGCGCCACCGAGGTCATCGTCGGCAACGCGCCCATGGAGCTGTCCGGTGTCGCCGGCGGCCTCCAGCAGGCCGCGATGCAGGTCGGCGGCAGCCTCGGTACGGCCGTGCTCGGCGCCGTCATGGCCTCCAAGGTGGACGGCGACCTTCCGGGCAACTGGGCGGACGCGGGCCTGCCGAAGCTCACCCCGGCCCAGCTGGACCAGGCCTCCGAAGCGGTCCAGGTCGGCGTGGCCCCGGTGGGCAAGGGCACGCCCGAGGCGATCGCCGCGAAGATCGCGGACGTCGCGCACGACACCTTCATCTCCGGCATGAGCCTGGCGTCCCTGGTCGCCGCCGGGGTCGCCGTCGTCGCGGTCGGGGTCGCGCTGCTCACCAAGCGCGGCGAGAACGCCGAGGCGGGGGCGGGCGCCGCGCACATCTGA
- a CDS encoding GNAT family N-acetyltransferase, which yields MSLVRRATPEDAVEVLRLRQVMIDSMAGSEPGTAWHAQALPSLCQRLEDDEDFAAFVVDHPDRPEALAALAVGTVDYRIGKAANPRGRAGYVFSVATDPDARRRGYARACMEELLTWFRAQGAGQVLLTASAEAEPLYASLGFVRKPDPAMGLTL from the coding sequence ATGAGTCTCGTACGCCGTGCCACCCCCGAGGACGCCGTGGAAGTGCTGCGCCTGCGCCAGGTGATGATCGATTCGATGGCGGGCTCGGAGCCCGGCACCGCATGGCACGCGCAGGCACTTCCGAGCCTGTGCCAACGGCTGGAGGACGACGAGGACTTCGCGGCCTTCGTCGTCGACCACCCGGACCGGCCGGAGGCACTCGCGGCCCTGGCGGTCGGCACCGTCGACTACCGCATCGGGAAGGCGGCCAACCCGCGCGGGCGGGCCGGGTATGTCTTCAGTGTCGCCACCGACCCGGACGCGCGACGCCGGGGCTACGCGCGCGCGTGCATGGAGGAGCTCCTGACCTGGTTCCGCGCGCAGGGGGCGGGCCAGGTCCTCCTCACCGCGTCCGCCGAGGCGGAGCCCCTCTACGCCTCTCTCGGCTTCGTCCGCAAGCCGGACCCCGCGATGGGGCTGACGCTGTGA
- a CDS encoding serine hydrolase domain-containing protein: MSLQSLALIENWPVPTAAAGVVRADGTVLGTHGPAGQRFRLASVTKPLAAYAALVAYEEGAIELDEPAGPPGSTVRHLLAHTSGLAFDEHRVTAPPGERRLYSNAGFEQLGDHITKATEIPFAEYLRQAVLEPLEMTSTSLEGSPAKDGWSTVEDLLRFAAEVQAPRLLDPRTAAAAMTVQYPGTKGVLPGYGHQNPNDWGLGFEIRAAKSPHWTGSTSSPRTFGHFGQSGTFLWIDPAARAACVALTDRAFGPWAAEAWPAFTDAVLAELQSPAPL, translated from the coding sequence ATGTCCTTGCAAAGCCTCGCGTTGATCGAGAACTGGCCGGTTCCCACCGCTGCGGCGGGGGTCGTACGGGCGGACGGCACGGTCCTGGGGACCCACGGGCCGGCCGGGCAGCGCTTCCGGCTGGCCTCGGTCACCAAGCCGCTCGCGGCGTACGCGGCGCTGGTCGCCTACGAGGAGGGCGCCATCGAGCTCGACGAGCCGGCCGGGCCGCCCGGGTCGACCGTGCGCCATCTCCTCGCGCACACCTCGGGCCTCGCCTTCGACGAGCACCGGGTGACGGCGCCGCCCGGTGAGCGGCGGCTGTACTCGAACGCGGGGTTCGAGCAGCTCGGGGACCACATCACGAAGGCGACCGAGATCCCGTTCGCCGAGTATCTGCGGCAGGCGGTGCTGGAGCCGCTGGAGATGACGTCGACCTCGCTGGAGGGCTCGCCGGCGAAGGACGGGTGGTCCACGGTCGAGGACCTGCTGCGGTTCGCGGCGGAGGTGCAGGCGCCCCGGCTGCTCGACCCCCGTACCGCCGCGGCGGCGATGACGGTCCAGTACCCCGGGACGAAGGGCGTGCTGCCCGGCTACGGCCACCAGAACCCCAACGACTGGGGCCTCGGCTTCGAGATCCGCGCCGCCAAGTCCCCGCACTGGACGGGCAGTACGTCCTCCCCGCGCACCTTCGGCCACTTCGGCCAGTCCGGTACGTTCCTGTGGATCGACCCGGCCGCGCGGGCGGCCTGCGTGGCCCTCACGGACCGCGCCTTCGGACCCTGGGCGGCCGAGGCCTGGCCGGCCTTCACGGACGCGGTGCTCGCCGAGCTCCAGAGCCCCGCTCCGCTCTAG
- a CDS encoding MerR family transcriptional regulator has translation MTVMETTGTRTDSCAAPPHPHRRPAGQDSYTISEVVAFTGLTAHTLRWYERIGLMPHIDRSHTGQRRYSNRDLDWLDLVGKLRLTGMPVADMVRYAELVRAGDQTFTERFELLEETRRDVLARIAELQDTLAVLDRKISFYADAGRAYEKEKVG, from the coding sequence ATGACGGTGATGGAGACCACGGGTACCAGGACCGACAGCTGCGCGGCTCCGCCGCACCCCCACCGGCGCCCGGCGGGCCAGGACAGCTACACGATCAGCGAGGTCGTCGCCTTCACCGGCCTGACGGCCCACACCCTGCGCTGGTACGAGCGCATCGGCCTGATGCCGCACATCGACCGCTCGCACACCGGCCAGCGCCGCTACAGCAACCGCGACCTCGACTGGCTCGACCTCGTCGGCAAGCTGCGGCTCACCGGCATGCCGGTCGCCGACATGGTGCGGTACGCGGAGCTGGTGCGCGCGGGCGACCAGACGTTCACCGAGCGCTTCGAGCTGCTCGAAGAGACCCGCCGCGACGTGCTGGCCCGGATCGCCGAACTGCAGGACACCCTCGCGGTACTCGACCGGAAGATCAGCTTCTACGCGGACGCGGGGCGCGCCTACGAGAAGGAGAAAGTCGGATGA